One window from the genome of Crassostrea angulata isolate pt1a10 chromosome 2, ASM2561291v2, whole genome shotgun sequence encodes:
- the LOC128173943 gene encoding mesotocin receptor-like, with the protein MEVNSTRKMYDLESLNEEYAQKVRPTTVIYIIVATLGGLGNISVILVYCFRMKKQDNRYFIPILACVDLIGCVTNAVYFHLDDATQFIYPSDILCRLLSFMVIFNNGVSGHIILVIALQRYLILCRPFGRQLNRPLRRLAIVVICLLSLLYASPVLFSSGKLETIMSYNGVNVTTASCTYSSNMGSTESQTFFRHVYFGVLLALILLNIIVTGCLYLPVIRKIYHTFSRLKRMSFMSQNTFKAEVDCETPSVNQSADDAEADHGDNCTIAQARMKNNMSVTLLVIIIVYMCSFLPSLVTQTLALGEPEITDTMIHFNLYYFFLRFYLFNHVLNPFIYICFDVKFRRELKNWCCVCL; encoded by the coding sequence ATGGAGGTGAATTCCACGAGGAAAATGTACGATCTTGAAAGTCTGAACGAGGAATATGCACAAAAGGTGCGGCCGACGACGGTTATATACATTATAGTGGCCACCCTGGGCGGATTGGGAAATATCAGTGTCATTCTAGTGTATTGTTTTCGTATGAAAAAACAGGACAACAGGTACTTCATCCCCATCCTGGCCTGTGTCGATCTGATTGGCTGCGTGACGAACGCCGTCTACTTTCACTTAGACGACGCCACCCAGTTCATCTACCCGAGTGATATTTTGTGCCGGCTTCTTTCGTTTATGGTGATTTTCAATAACGGAGTTTCCGGACACATCATACTGGTGATCGCCCTACAGAGATACTTGATTTTATGCCGGCCGTTTGGTCGTCAGTTAAACAGGCCACTACGACGCCTGGCTATTGTCGTTATATGCCTGCTGTCACTGCTTTATGCCTCCCCTGTCTTATTCTCGAGCGGAAAGCTTGAGACGATCATGTCGTACAATGGTGTGAATGTCACCACGGCAAGTTGTACATACAGCAGTAACATGGGCAGTACCGAGTCCCAAACGTTTTTCCGACACGTGTATTTCGGGGTCCTTTTAGCGCTTATTCTGTTAAACATTATTGTTACGGGATGTCTGTATCTCCCAGTGATTCGGAAAATATACCATACTTTCTCACGCCTCAAAAGAATGTCATTCATGAGTCAAAACACGTTCAAAGCGGAAGTGGATTGTGAGACGCCGTCCGTGAACCAAAGCGCTGATGACGCTGAGGCTGACCACGGGGACAATTGTACCATTGCACAGGCGCGGATGAAAAATAACATGAGTGTGACATTATTAGTGATCATTATCGTATACATGTGTTCGTTTCTCCCATCACTTGTTACTCAAACTTTAGCCCTCGGGGAGCCAGAGATCACGGACACAATGATACATTTTAACCTGTACTACTTCTTTCTGAGATTTTACCTCTTTAACCACGTTTTAAACCCATTCATCTATATCTGTTTCGATGTGAAATTCCGCAGAGAACTCAAAAACTGGTGCTGTGTTTGTTTATGA
- the LOC128172913 gene encoding cholecystokinin receptor type A-like → MSEFPHNHRLTHFETQSKPGRTNNMASTSIEDRVRLSEEYSEQLLPNTVTHLIELAFGVFGNTIVLVMYSRYIADKSGTRYFIPILALVDLIGCLSNVTQFHLDNTMRFVYPSIHLCKTTSFLMIMSGGFSAHLILTIALQRYLMICRPFGQQLTLWYCRLAVGIIFLFSSGYAAPVLKFGGLYQTTEKLNTGNETRNISVSICHFDDGSHGSGVMVPYFGTLLLISFINIIVTSGLYIPVTKTIYRTLSPFNGPSYRASRVVDGDTRVTSRDTQSSSVEKIIMSEIPRQGSSSRPSCSSERSLPATPETSREQKARKKISVMFMVIIIVYVVSYLTSLVTQIHSFATRIHVTGYRLNIYFFCLRFNLLNHIANPYIYWFYDTKFRKELRKFCCGTNRKYSMQARRGHYLVNNN, encoded by the coding sequence ATGAGTGAGTTTCCTCATAACCACCGTTTGACTCATTTTGAGACACAAAGCAAACCAGGACGCACCAACAACATGGCGAGTACCAGCATAGAAGACAGGGTTCGTTTGTCGGAAGAGTATTCGGAGCAACTTCTTCCAAATACAGTAACTCACTTGATTGAGTTAGCGTTTGGAGTATTTGGTAATACCATTGTCCTAGTGATGTATTCCAGGTATATCGCCGACAAAAGCGGGACAAGGTACTTCATCCCTATCCTCGCCCTGGTGGACCTCATAGGATGTCTTTCCAACGTGACCCAATTCCACCTGGACAACACCATGCGATTCGTCTACCCAAGCATCCACCTGTGCAAAACCACTTCGTTTCTTATGATAATGTCCGGCGGATTTTCCGCCCACTTGATTTTAACAATCGCCCTTCAGAGGTACCTCATGATTTGCCGTCCGTTTGGTCAGCAGCTGACACTATGGTACTGCAGATTAGCTGTTGGGATCATATTTCTTTTCTCATCTGGATATGCAGCTCCTGTCTTGAAATTTGGAGGACTTTATCAAACAacagaaaaactaaatacagGAAATGAAACTCGGAACATCTCAGTGTCCATTTGTCATTTCGACGACGGTTCGCATGGATCTGGTGTGATGGTTCCCTACTTCGGAACGTTGCTGCTTATCTCGTTTATTAACATTATCGTAACATCCGGTTTATATATCCCCGTGACCAAAACGATCTATCGAACACTCTCACCGTTCAATGGACCCAGCTACAGAGCGAGTCGCGTTGTGGATGGAGACACCCGAGTTACCTCCAGGGACACGCAAAGCTCAAGTGTCGAAAAGATAATCATGTCGGAAATTCCTCGACAAGGGTCAAGTTCGCGACCAAGCTGCAGCAGCGAGCGTTCACTCCCGGCCACTCCCGAAACAAGTCGTGAACAGAAGGCGCGCAAAAAAATCAGCGTCATGTTCATGGTGATAATAATTGTCTACGTAGTTTCGTATCTGACGTCATTAGTCACCCAAATTCACAGCTTTGCGACCAGGATTCACGTTACAGGGTACCGCCTTAACATCTATTTCTTCTGCCTCCGCTTCAACCTGCTAAACCATATCGCTAATCCGTACATCTACTGGTTCTACGACACCAAGTTCCGGAAAGAACTCCGGAAGTTCTGTTGTGGAACAAACCGAAAGTACTCAATGCAAGCAAGGAGAGGGCATTATTTGGTAAACAATAATTAG